One region of Longimicrobium sp. genomic DNA includes:
- a CDS encoding helix-turn-helix domain-containing protein has translation MVTSPRPLIVMHSNGAFREHVRRYTSATFDCSFLADWESLRAALPDAPPAALLLVDPYSSGSKDGLQLAQELRALLWEFPSATVVAAMELRPGRSHDVRTLGEWGVTDIISIGEEDTQEAITRRLRSAQGRPLQNLLQRCLPQAMSGRARTLLMTAAEVVSMGGRGRDLAKAMHLSERTVLRWSERAALPPPRRLMAWMRILLAASLLDDPGRTVLSVAYACGYSSDSSLRRAMQDFLGTVPTVLRREGAFSAAARRFLDELAEVKNWGKETWKQKAFDEGRRTRRKARRKPRG, from the coding sequence ATGGTCACCAGCCCGCGGCCGCTCATCGTGATGCACTCGAATGGTGCGTTCCGGGAGCACGTCCGGCGGTACACGAGCGCGACATTCGACTGCAGTTTTCTTGCCGACTGGGAGTCGCTGCGCGCCGCGCTGCCGGACGCGCCGCCCGCGGCGCTGCTGCTGGTGGACCCGTACTCGTCGGGGAGCAAGGACGGGCTGCAGCTCGCGCAGGAGCTGCGGGCGCTGCTGTGGGAGTTCCCCTCGGCCACGGTGGTGGCGGCCATGGAGCTGCGGCCGGGGCGCTCGCACGACGTGCGTACGCTGGGCGAGTGGGGCGTCACCGACATCATCTCCATCGGCGAGGAGGACACGCAGGAGGCGATCACGCGGCGGCTGCGGTCGGCGCAGGGGCGGCCGCTGCAGAACCTGCTGCAGCGCTGCCTGCCGCAGGCGATGTCCGGCCGGGCGCGGACGCTGTTGATGACGGCGGCCGAGGTGGTGTCGATGGGGGGGCGGGGGCGGGACCTGGCCAAGGCGATGCACCTCTCCGAACGCACCGTGCTGCGCTGGTCCGAGCGCGCCGCGCTGCCGCCGCCGCGGCGGCTGATGGCGTGGATGCGCATCCTGCTGGCCGCGTCGCTGCTGGACGACCCCGGACGCACGGTGCTGAGCGTGGCCTACGCGTGCGGCTACTCGTCGGACAGCAGCCTGCGGCGCGCGATGCAGGACTTCCTGGGCACGGTGCCCACCGTGCTGCGCCGCGAGGGCGCGTTCTCGGCCGCCGCGCGGCGGTTCCTGGACGAGCTGGCGGAGGTGAAGAACTGGGGGAAGGAAACCTGGAAGCAGAAGGCGTTCGACGAGGGCCGGCGAACCCGGCGGAAGGCCAGGCGGAAGCCGCGGGGCTGA